The following are from one region of the Mesorhizobium sp. B2-8-5 genome:
- a CDS encoding 2-dehydro-3-deoxy-phosphogluconate aldolase, translating into MTSKTEKLLSLLNGQPVIPVLKIANVADAVPLARALSRGGLPAIEITLRTADALEAIRRVAAEVEEAIVGAGTILDAKQFDEAARAGSKFIVSPGITSQLLDAAKGSPVPLLPGAITPGEIMAAREAGLRFLKFFPAEQSGGFASLKAFASPLADVKFCPTGGITARNAADYLSLPNVICVGGSWVAPDDLIKAGKWDEIEALAREASKLKK; encoded by the coding sequence ATGACCAGCAAGACCGAAAAGCTCCTGTCGCTTCTCAACGGTCAACCGGTCATCCCGGTGCTGAAGATCGCCAATGTCGCGGACGCGGTGCCGCTCGCTCGCGCCCTTTCGCGCGGTGGCCTGCCGGCGATCGAGATCACGCTGCGCACCGCCGACGCGCTGGAAGCGATCCGCCGCGTCGCTGCCGAGGTCGAAGAGGCGATCGTCGGCGCCGGCACCATCCTCGATGCCAAGCAGTTCGATGAAGCAGCCCGCGCCGGCTCGAAATTCATCGTCAGTCCCGGCATCACCAGCCAGCTTCTCGACGCAGCCAAGGGCAGCCCCGTGCCGCTGCTGCCCGGCGCCATCACGCCCGGCGAGATCATGGCCGCGCGTGAAGCCGGCCTGCGCTTCCTGAAATTCTTCCCGGCCGAGCAATCCGGCGGCTTCGCTTCGCTGAAGGCTTTCGCTTCGCCGCTCGCCGACGTGAAATTCTGCCCGACCGGCGGCATAACGGCCAGGAACGCCGCCGACTATCTGAGCCTGCCCAACGTCATCTGCGTCGGCGGCTCCTGGGTGGCGCCCGACGATCTCATCAAGGCCGGCAAGTGGGACGAGATCGAAGCGC
- a CDS encoding rhodanese-related sulfurtransferase, which produces MTTTTQNPVRVAALYKFAPLDGHEALCAPLAAFCCGRGIKGTLLLAHEGINGTIAGSEEAIAALMCHLEAIEGLAGLEVKYSSAAEMPFHRMKVRLKREIVTMGVEDIDPAASAGTYVAPADWNALISDADTLVIDTRNAYEVSLGTFQGAVDPRTTSFREFPAWIEQHRGEFEGRKVAMFCTGGIRCEKATAYVKSLGLKNVFHLKGGILKYLEDVPAEESLWQGECFVFDERVSVSHGLAEGEAELCRACRHPLTVGDRLSPKYAIGVSCPHCFETRSDADRERYAERHRQVELAQARGAKRHIGS; this is translated from the coding sequence ATGACAACGACAACACAAAATCCGGTCCGCGTCGCGGCGCTTTACAAATTCGCGCCGCTCGATGGACACGAGGCTCTGTGCGCGCCACTCGCCGCCTTCTGTTGCGGGCGCGGCATCAAGGGCACGTTGCTTCTGGCGCATGAAGGCATCAACGGCACCATCGCCGGCAGCGAGGAGGCGATCGCCGCGCTGATGTGTCACCTCGAGGCCATCGAAGGCCTTGCCGGACTGGAAGTCAAATACAGCAGCGCCGCCGAAATGCCGTTCCACCGCATGAAGGTGCGGTTGAAGCGCGAGATCGTCACCATGGGCGTCGAGGATATCGATCCGGCGGCGAGCGCAGGCACCTATGTCGCGCCGGCCGACTGGAACGCGCTGATTTCCGATGCCGATACCTTGGTGATCGACACGCGCAACGCCTATGAAGTTTCGCTCGGCACTTTCCAGGGCGCGGTCGATCCCAGGACCACCAGCTTCCGCGAATTCCCGGCCTGGATCGAGCAGCACCGTGGAGAGTTCGAGGGCCGCAAGGTGGCGATGTTCTGCACCGGCGGCATTCGCTGCGAGAAGGCGACGGCCTATGTGAAGTCGCTCGGCCTCAAAAACGTCTTTCATCTCAAGGGCGGCATCCTGAAATATCTGGAAGACGTCCCGGCCGAGGAGAGCCTCTGGCAAGGCGAATGTTTCGTGTTCGACGAACGGGTGTCCGTCTCGCACGGTCTCGCGGAGGGCGAAGCCGAACTCTGCCGCGCCTGTCGGCACCCGCTGACGGTCGGGGACAGGTTGTCGCCGAAATACGCGATCGGCGTTTCATGCCCGCATTGCTTCGAAACGCGATCCGATGCGGATCGCGAGCGCTACGCCGAACGCCACCGTCAGGTCGAACTTGCGCAAGCGCGCGGCGCTAAGCGCCATATCGGAAGCTAG
- a CDS encoding tellurite resistance TerB family protein translates to MLDPKKLLDDLLGSQIPGTGSTVRDKAGQAVQMAKDNPLAAGALAAVLLGTGTGRQVTGAAIKLGGLAAIGGLAYKAYQNYKAGKEPAQAPAASELELLPPPADTAFDPSQAPQGEAEFTLTLVRAMISAAKADGHVDDDERRKIADKLKLAGIGAEAEKFLLAELESPLDLDTLVAGAKTDAQKLELYTASRLTIDPDTRTERGYLDLLAGRLGLPDALVDHVEATVSAAKVPAGTAPNSPW, encoded by the coding sequence ATGCTCGACCCCAAGAAGCTGCTCGACGACCTTCTCGGCTCGCAAATTCCCGGCACCGGATCGACCGTCCGCGACAAGGCGGGGCAGGCGGTGCAGATGGCGAAGGACAATCCGCTCGCCGCCGGCGCGCTTGCCGCCGTGCTGCTCGGCACCGGCACCGGCCGGCAGGTGACGGGCGCGGCCATCAAGCTCGGCGGCCTGGCGGCGATCGGAGGCCTCGCCTACAAGGCTTATCAGAACTACAAGGCCGGCAAGGAGCCGGCGCAGGCGCCGGCCGCCAGCGAGCTGGAGTTGCTGCCGCCGCCCGCCGATACCGCCTTCGATCCCTCGCAGGCGCCGCAAGGCGAAGCCGAGTTCACGCTGACGCTGGTCAGGGCGATGATCTCGGCGGCGAAGGCCGACGGCCATGTCGATGACGACGAGCGCAGGAAGATCGCCGACAAGCTCAAGCTCGCCGGCATCGGCGCTGAAGCGGAAAAATTCCTGCTCGCCGAGCTCGAAAGCCCGCTCGATCTCGACACGCTGGTCGCCGGCGCCAAGACCGATGCGCAGAAGCTCGAGCTCTACACCGCGTCGCGGCTTACCATCGATCCCGACACGCGCACCGAGCGCGGTTATCTCGACCTGCTCGCCGGCCGCCTCGGCCTGCCGGACGCCCTGGTCGATCATGTCGAGGCGACGGTTTCGGCGGCAAAGGTGCCGGCGGGAACGGCGCCCAATTCACCGTGGTGA
- a CDS encoding SDR family oxidoreductase: MTAIAQKTAIVTGAGTGIGKSVATALLKAGWNTVFCGRRKKVLEEAIAEAGKTQAKALAIACDISKADEVDDMFETVLEAFGRVDLLFNNAGMGYKSTPIDEIPVEVWNDVVGVNLTGSFLCARAAFGAMRRQKPMGGRIINNGSVSAYAPRPGSAPYTATKHAITGLTKTLALDGRPFDIACGQIDIGNALTEMAQPMTVGVPQANGSIAAEAVMDVERVADAVLHMASLPLDANVLFMTVMATKMPFVGRG; encoded by the coding sequence ATGACAGCCATAGCACAGAAGACCGCCATCGTTACCGGCGCCGGCACCGGCATCGGCAAGAGCGTCGCGACGGCGCTGCTCAAGGCAGGCTGGAACACGGTGTTCTGCGGCCGCCGCAAGAAAGTGCTGGAGGAGGCGATCGCCGAGGCGGGGAAGACGCAAGCCAAGGCATTGGCCATCGCCTGCGACATCAGCAAGGCCGACGAGGTGGACGACATGTTCGAGACCGTGCTCGAGGCCTTCGGCCGCGTCGACCTGCTCTTCAACAATGCCGGCATGGGTTACAAGTCGACGCCGATCGACGAAATCCCGGTCGAGGTCTGGAACGACGTCGTCGGCGTCAACCTCACAGGCTCGTTCCTATGCGCCCGCGCAGCCTTCGGCGCCATGCGCCGGCAGAAGCCGATGGGGGGCCGTATCATCAACAACGGCTCGGTGTCGGCCTATGCGCCGCGCCCCGGCTCCGCGCCCTATACGGCGACCAAGCATGCGATCACCGGGCTCACCAAGACGCTGGCACTCGACGGCCGGCCTTTCGACATCGCCTGCGGCCAGATCGACATCGGCAATGCACTGACCGAGATGGCGCAGCCGATGACGGTCGGCGTGCCGCAGGCCAATGGCTCGATCGCCGCCGAAGCGGTGATGGATGTCGAGCGCGTGGCCGATGCGGTGCTGCACATGGCGAGCCTGCCGCTCGACGCCAACGTGCTGTTCATGACGGTGATGGCGACGAAGATGCCGTTTGTCGGGCGCGGGTGA
- a CDS encoding pyridoxal phosphate-dependent aminotransferase has translation MLHTIAAFDRLGEENAFAVLARATALAHQGRDIVNLGIGQPDFKTPQHIVEAAIKALRDGHHGYTPANGLLATREAVVRRTLTTTGVEVSPENVMILPGGKPTMFAAILMFGEAGAEILYPDPGFPIYRSMIEFTGATPVPVPIREENGFAFSAEETLALITPKTRLLILNSPANPTGGVTPRAEIEKLVKGLEKHPQVAIMSDEIYDVMTYDGETHCSLLNFPEIRDRLIVLNGWSKTWAMTGWRMGWSIWPNGDKGAHLYDKVRKLAVNCWSCVNAPSQFAGIAAIDGPQDDVEKMMRAFDNRRKIVVEGLNALPGISCITPKGAFYAFPNVSKTGWKAKKLASALLEDAGVALIGGPDFGVLGEGYIRLSYANSEENILRALERTEAFLKK, from the coding sequence ATGCTCCACACGATCGCGGCCTTCGACCGTCTCGGCGAGGAAAATGCCTTCGCGGTGCTGGCGAGGGCCACCGCGCTCGCCCATCAGGGGCGCGACATCGTCAACCTCGGCATCGGCCAACCCGACTTCAAGACGCCGCAGCACATCGTCGAGGCGGCGATCAAGGCGCTGCGTGACGGCCACCATGGCTACACGCCTGCCAACGGCCTTTTAGCCACCCGCGAGGCGGTCGTGCGCCGCACGCTGACCACCACTGGCGTCGAGGTGTCGCCCGAGAATGTGATGATCCTGCCGGGCGGCAAGCCGACGATGTTTGCCGCGATCCTGATGTTCGGCGAGGCGGGCGCCGAGATCCTCTACCCCGATCCCGGCTTTCCGATCTACCGCTCGATGATAGAGTTCACCGGCGCCACGCCGGTGCCGGTGCCGATCCGCGAGGAAAACGGCTTTGCCTTCTCGGCGGAAGAGACGCTGGCGCTGATCACGCCGAAGACCAGGCTGCTCATCCTCAACTCGCCCGCCAATCCGACCGGTGGCGTCACTCCGCGGGCCGAGATCGAGAAGCTGGTCAAGGGCCTGGAGAAGCACCCCCAGGTCGCTATCATGTCGGACGAGATCTACGACGTCATGACCTATGACGGCGAGACTCACTGCTCGCTGCTGAACTTCCCCGAAATTCGTGATCGGCTGATCGTGCTCAACGGCTGGTCGAAGACCTGGGCGATGACCGGCTGGCGCATGGGCTGGTCGATCTGGCCGAACGGCGACAAGGGAGCGCATCTCTACGACAAGGTGCGCAAGCTGGCGGTCAACTGCTGGTCCTGCGTCAACGCGCCGAGCCAGTTCGCCGGCATCGCGGCGATCGACGGCCCGCAGGACGATGTCGAGAAGATGATGCGCGCCTTCGACAACCGCAGGAAGATCGTGGTCGAGGGGCTGAACGCGCTGCCCGGCATTTCCTGCATCACGCCGAAGGGCGCCTTCTATGCCTTCCCCAACGTCTCGAAAACCGGCTGGAAGGCCAAGAAGCTCGCTTCGGCGCTGTTGGAGGATGCCGGCGTGGCGTTGATCGGCGGCCCCGATTTCGGCGTTCTCGGCGAAGGCTATATCCGGCTTTCCTATGCCAATTCCGAGGAGAACATCCTGCGCGCGCTGGAACGGACCGAGGCGTTTCTGAAAAAGTGA
- a CDS encoding GNAT family N-acetyltransferase, whose translation MSEDLKNWQPRPRPERKVFEGRYVRLEPFSAAKHGDGLYETSSVADIDGRFAWLPDYPPKSRAAFQPWLDKAEALEDPLFFTVIDKASGEVAGRQTLMRIDANNGVIEIGNIYWGPLISRKPAATEAQFLFMKYVFDELGYRRYEWKCNNRNEPSKRAAERFGFKFEGIFRQHFVVKGENRDTAWYSVIDKEWPILRKAYEAWLDPANFDAQGSQKRRLEDFRAEFGA comes from the coding sequence GTGTCGGAAGATCTGAAGAATTGGCAGCCGCGTCCGCGGCCGGAACGCAAGGTGTTCGAAGGCCGTTATGTGCGCCTTGAGCCGTTCAGCGCGGCAAAGCATGGCGACGGCCTCTATGAAACCTCGTCCGTCGCCGATATCGATGGGCGCTTCGCATGGCTGCCGGACTATCCGCCGAAAAGCCGCGCCGCCTTCCAGCCATGGCTCGACAAGGCCGAAGCGCTTGAGGATCCGCTGTTCTTCACCGTCATCGACAAGGCAAGCGGCGAGGTCGCCGGACGACAGACGCTGATGCGCATTGATGCCAACAACGGCGTCATCGAGATCGGCAACATCTATTGGGGACCGTTGATCTCGCGCAAGCCGGCGGCGACCGAAGCGCAGTTCCTGTTCATGAAATACGTCTTCGACGAGCTCGGCTATCGCCGTTACGAGTGGAAGTGCAACAACCGCAACGAGCCGTCGAAGCGCGCGGCCGAGCGGTTCGGCTTCAAGTTCGAGGGCATCTTCCGCCAGCATTTCGTGGTCAAGGGTGAAAACCGCGATACGGCGTGGTATTCGGTCATCGACAAGGAGTGGCCGATACTCCGAAAAGCCTATGAGGCCTGGCTCGATCCGGCAAATTTCGATGCCCAGGGAAGCCAGAAACGGCGGCTTGAAGATTTCCGCGCCGAGTTCGGCGCGTAG
- a CDS encoding cation diffusion facilitator family transporter, translating into MAHDHASHDHGPAGHSHSHGAGHVHGSTDKKRVLIATCLTACFMVAEALGGWLTGSLALVADAGHMLADAIALAVAWYAFHLAGRPATGRLTYGFARVKTLVAYTNGIAIFVIALWIVYEAWGRLMHPAPVLGGPMLVVAVAGLLVNIASFFVLHGGDRESLNMRGAILHVLGDLLGSAAAIVAAIIILATGWTPIDPILSVLVSLLILSTAWSLMREAANVLLEGVPARLDRDVIARDIEGAVKGVREVHHMHVWSLDGTSNMATLHACLNDGVDAHVAVSAIKKRLAAKHGIEHATVEPEFGQCADSHDEHDHHHDHDHAHDVPRDRRHYH; encoded by the coding sequence ATGGCGCATGACCATGCTTCGCACGACCACGGCCCGGCCGGTCATAGCCACAGCCATGGCGCCGGGCATGTGCATGGCTCAACCGACAAGAAGCGGGTGCTGATCGCTACCTGTTTGACCGCCTGCTTCATGGTCGCCGAGGCGCTGGGCGGCTGGCTTACCGGGTCGCTGGCGCTGGTCGCCGATGCCGGGCACATGCTGGCTGACGCCATCGCGCTCGCCGTTGCCTGGTATGCTTTTCATCTCGCCGGGCGTCCTGCCACCGGCCGTCTCACCTATGGCTTCGCCCGGGTGAAGACGCTGGTCGCCTACACCAACGGCATCGCCATCTTCGTCATCGCGCTTTGGATCGTCTACGAGGCCTGGGGCCGGCTGATGCACCCGGCGCCAGTGCTGGGCGGGCCGATGCTGGTGGTCGCGGTGGCAGGCCTTCTGGTCAACATCGCCTCCTTCTTCGTACTGCATGGCGGTGATCGCGAGAGCCTCAACATGCGTGGCGCCATCCTGCATGTGCTGGGCGATCTGCTGGGCTCGGCCGCGGCCATCGTCGCCGCCATCATCATCCTGGCGACGGGCTGGACGCCGATCGATCCGATCCTGTCGGTGCTGGTGTCGCTGCTCATCCTGTCGACGGCATGGTCGCTGATGCGCGAGGCGGCCAACGTCCTGCTCGAAGGCGTGCCGGCCAGGCTCGACCGCGACGTGATCGCCAGGGACATCGAAGGCGCGGTCAAGGGCGTGCGCGAGGTGCATCACATGCATGTCTGGTCGCTCGACGGCACCTCCAACATGGCGACGCTGCACGCTTGCCTGAACGACGGCGTCGATGCGCATGTAGCGGTGAGTGCCATCAAGAAACGGCTTGCGGCCAAGCACGGTATCGAGCATGCCACCGTCGAACCCGAATTCGGCCAATGCGCGGACAGCCATGACGAACACGATCATCATCACGATCACGACCACGCACATGATGTGCCACGCGATCGCCGGCACTATCACTGA